GCTACGACACTGTAAACCGTCTGACCAATCTAACCAATTTCCAATCGCAGAGCTTCGGCTTCAGCTACGACAATCTGAGCAGACGTACCCAGCTCACCCGCCCCAACGGGGTCAACACTAATTACGCTTACGATTCTTTGTCACGGTTGCTGTCGGTGTTGCATCAGGTGGGTTCGACCACACTCGATGGCGCCAGCTACACCTACGACAACGCCGGCAACCGTACCTCAAAAACCGACGTCGCGACCAGTGTGACCTCAAATTACGGATACGACAACATTTATCAGCTACTGAGCGTGATGCAGGGCGGACAGACCGCCGAGAGTTACACATACGACGCGACTGGAAACCGGTTAAGCACAATGAGCGCATCTCCGTACGCCTACAACAGCTCTAACCAGCTGAGTTCGACTCCGAGTGCTAGCTATACCTATGACAACAATGGCAACACACTGACCAAAGTGGCTTCCTCGGCCACCACCAGCTATGTCTGGGACTTCGAGAACCGGCTGACATCAGTCACCTTGCCGGGAACGGGCGGCACGGTGAGCTTCAAATATGACCCAATGGGAAGGCGCATCCAGAAGAGCAGTTCGAATGGAACCACAAATTACCTCTATGACGGGAGAAATCTTCTGGAGGAGCTGGACGCCTCGGGGAACGTGCTGGCCAGGTACAACCAAGGCCCCAGCATTGATGAGCCGATATCGGAGCTGCGCGGCTCAACCACAAGCTACTATCAGGTAGATTTTCTTGGCAGTGTCACTTCCCTGAGCAACTCGGCTGGGGCGCTGGCGAACACCTACACCTACGACTCGTTTGGCAAGCTGATCGGTTCCACGGGTACACTCACCAACCCATTCCAGTTCACTGGGCGCGAGTTCGATCCTGAGACCGGAATCTACAACTACCGCTTCCGGTACTACGACCAGAACGTCGGCAGGTTCCTCAGCGAGGATCCGATAATGTTTGGTGGTGGGGTCAACTTCTGTCGCTATGCCGATGGGAACC
The DNA window shown above is from Terriglobales bacterium and carries:
- a CDS encoding RHS repeat-associated core domain-containing protein — encoded protein: MKQVSYDSRGRRTSATDGNSKVTQYTYDDADRLTQVTDASQHSTGYAYDTEGNLSSITDALGRQTSFNYDTFRRVTKTTFPSTLIETYTYDAVGNLLSKTDRKGNTISYAYDALNRLTTKTYPGSATVNYTYDLDGRLTQVSDSTGTYQFSYDHMGRLTGTTTSYSFLTARTFTNSYSYDAASNRVSFTDPENGQNTYSYDTVNRLTNLTNFQSQSFGFSYDNLSRRTQLTRPNGVNTNYAYDSLSRLLSVLHQVGSTTLDGASYTYDNAGNRTSKTDVATSVTSNYGYDNIYQLLSVMQGGQTAESYTYDATGNRLSTMSASPYAYNSSNQLSSTPSASYTYDNNGNTLTKVASSATTSYVWDFENRLTSVTLPGTGGTVSFKYDPMGRRIQKSSSNGTTNYLYDGRNLLEELDASGNVLARYNQGPSIDEPISELRGSTTSYYQVDFLGSVTSLSNSAGALANTYTYDSFGKLIGSTGTLTNPFQFTGREFDPETGIYNYRFRYYDQNVGRFLSEDPIMFGGGVNFCRYADGNPVSEADPLGLDTKVCYYSDAAAGFGHVGFGLPQEGEQGTQGFYPTGNPIDSPGKVKPDEQKKPQCKTIPAPKDKDQCMFQCRLRRVNNPGNYKVTSRQCTSFVRECLREYGEPAGDYNGPRPWPFFDGLPK